From the genome of Oncorhynchus masou masou isolate Uvic2021 chromosome 15, UVic_Omas_1.1, whole genome shotgun sequence:
GTTGGTTAAGTCTATCCTGCATGTGTTGGTTAAGTCTATCATGCATGTGTTGGTTAAGTCTATCATGCATGTGTTGGTTAAGTCTATCCTGCATGTGTTGGTTAAGTCTATCCTGCATGTGTTGGTTAAGTCTATCCTGCATGTGTTGGTTAAGTCTATCATGCATGTGTTGGTTAAGTCTATCATGCATGTGTTGGTTAAATCTATCCTGCATGTGTTGGTTAAGTCTATCATGCATGTGTTGGTTAAGTCTATCATGCATGTGTTGGTTAAGTCTATCATGCATGTGTTGGTTAAGTCTAACATGCATGTGTTGGTTAAATCTATCCTGCATGTGTTGGTTAAGTCTATCCTGCATGTGTTGGTTAAGTCTATCCTGCATGTGTTGGTTAAGTCTATCCTGCATGTGTTGGTTAAGTCTATCCTGCATGTGTTGGTTAAGTCTATCCTGCATGTGTTGGTTAAGTCTATCATGCATGTGTTGGTTAAGTCTATCATGCATGTGTTGGTTAAGTCTATCATGCATGTGTTGGTTAAGTCTATCATGCATGTGTTGGTTAAGTCTAACATGCATGTGTTGGTTAAATCTATCCTGCATGTGTTGGTTAAGTCTATCCTGCATGTGTTGGTTAAGTCTATCCTGCATGTGTTGGTTAAGTCTATCCTGCATGTGTTGGTTAAGTCTATCCTGCATGTGTTGGTTAAGTCTATCCTGCATGTGTTGGTTAAGTCTATCCTGCATGTGTTGGTTAAGTCTATCCTGCATGTGTTGGTTAAGTCTATCCTGCATGTGTTGGTTAAGTCTATCCTGCATGTGTTGGTTAAGTCTATCCTGCATGTGTTGGTTAAGTCTATTCTGCATGTGTTGGTTAAGTCTATCCTGCATGTGTTGGTTAAGTCTATCCTGCATGTGTTGGTTAAGTTTATCCTGCATGTGTTGGTTAAGTCTATCCTGCATGTGTTGGTTAAGTCTATCCTTCATGCACAAACATGCATTTTAATTTTCACATTCTATTCTTCCATAGCAATGGGGGCCATGAGTGTTTGAGTTCAGActgcatttcattttcaagaTTACAGTTTACAGATGCTGTTAATATATAACACCTATACATCTATTCATATATTATGTATAGCAGCAAAGCTTCTAATATAGCTTGTGATTCAAAATGTTAAGTAGAGTTAATACAAACCAGATTCATATTCATAATTGTATTTTTTCAGGTCAAAATGAGAGCAAAGATAACCCTATAATTTGTGTACCTCTTCCCCAATAAGGAAAAAGAGAACATAGCAACAATGAACAACTAAAGTTTGTTTTGTGGCAGAAGTGTATCCCTTTTACGCTTCCTATCATTTTGCTACCTTTGGTAAAGGACCTGGGGCAGGTGTCCAGATGATAGAATCAAGGTTTTCCCAGAAACAAGGGCACACTACACCCACTAGGGGGTGGCTagcagcagacaaacagacaaacagacagacagacagacaggctaccccCATGCAAAGATATTCTCATATCTACATTAAATCTCACATATAAAAATaatttgaaaaactacaaaacaTCTATCTCTTTTTAAATATCTTCTTAAAAAACATGAAGGTACCACAAAAAAAGTTGTTAGAGCCTGAGAtgtgaaaggggggggggggattggtgAAAAACTGAGGCTTGTAATGTTTGGCTGCTACAAAAGATAGATATATTGTATACTGTTATGTACTCTATACTGATAGCTTACGGTAAGAAGCAGGGCGATGACACTTTTTCCTGCCTGGCGATGTCTCTCTTCATTGACTGTTGCTTCTGACCATGTCTCCATAGTGACATGTGATCGCGTTTCTCTTCAGTTCCAGCGGAAGTGAATTTGCCTTGGGCGGTCAGCCCCCTCTTTGACCAGCGGCTTGTGGAACTCTCGGCCGGCGCGGGAGTGGATGTTAGCCCAGCAGAACTCACAGTAGTACTGCAGGCAGGTCACGTTGGAGCAGAAGAAAGGGGCAAACTTCCCCCCACAACGCGCTCCCTGGCACTCATCACAAAGCTGGTCATCCAGAACATAGGGCTTCACCTCCACCTGCAGgggtacaggggtacaggggtacaggggCATGGAGGGGATGAGAAGTGGAATACTCAGACACAGCACagatacatacactgagtgtacaaaacattaagaaccttcccaatattgagttgcaccccgttttgccctcagaacagcctcaattcgtagagggatggactctacaaggtgtcaaaagcgttccacagggatgctggcccatgttgactccaatgcttcccgcagttctgtcaagttggctggatgtccttagggtggtggaccattctggaCACACATTCAGGAAACTGATggtgagcatgaaaaacccagcagcattgcagttcttgacaaactcaatccagtgcgcctggcacctaccaccatccataccctgttcaaatgcacttaaatattttgtcttgcccattcaccctctgaatggcacacacacacaatccatctcaattgtctcaagacttaaacatccttctttaacctgtctacaCTGaagatcatagttttcacctggattcacctggtcagtctatgtcaaggaaagagcaggtgttcctaatgttttgtaagcTCAATGTATACTGAGAAATAGGATAAGGATAATATAGGATAATAGGATAAGTGTATATTTGACTGGCAGGCAATCTGCAGTATGGCGGCGGACGGCATTATGCTAACCCAACTTTTATGCCTTTccataaccctgaccttaacctcaGCGGAACAACCTAAATTTAACCTAAACCTGACATTTGTTCCTAAACCTACCCTTAATTAATTTCGACCAGTGTGCCTAAATTTAATTTTTGTTCTGCCTGTCGAAAATCCAAATAATATACCTATAAAATAATAGGTGTGGATGTAAATACATGTAGCATACAGCATGTAAATACACTGAGAAAGCATAAATAAAATGCTGGTATACATACTGAGAGATGAACATGCTACTATACAAACAAGGACAGGGTTGAGGCTCTGTGAGATTTAAAGACAAAGGAGTCAGCGCTGAGAAATGGAACTAATTCAATCAGCACTAACAAGCATTCTCTTCTCCATAGCAACCACCGTCTAACTGCGTATGATGCtgagggaacacacacactattttCCTTTGAACCACAAATCCTCAGGAGGACTGATCCTCTCACAtgctccctctcttactctctctctctctctctctctcttcatccctagAAAATCATGAGGAGAACGTCTCTGACAGGATTGTGTGGTTAATGAGAGGGCgcggtgggtgggagggagggaaggatggcagggaaagagggagaaagggaggagggctATACCCGCttgtcaatgtctccatgttgcaGCTGGACGAATCTGGCGCTGATAGCAGCGATGTAACTCTGCTGATTGGAGAAGGCCACGCGCCCCGCCCCTTTTGGGTACTTGAGCTCTGGATCGGTGTCGATGCCAGCGTAGCAGACCCCCCCATAGAGACGGTCCATAATCATGGCCAACTCCactggagagagatgagagaaagacacagaacAGAAGAAACgagagagaatggggggaggCGATGGGGAGGTGACACATGAGTAGGTGAGATGGGGGAGGGGCAAGAGCGAAAGAGTGGAGGAGGGGGTTGCCAGATGAATTATACGAGATGTGATTACACGGGGGAAACATTGCCAGCATTTCAGACGGTCCATATTACTTCAAACACAACATCTGTTTATCTATTTACCATCACCAACATGAACATACCGATCCAATTACATACTGAGTAGATCAACTAGAGTAAAGCTGCCCAACCCTCTacttggagagctactgtcctgtaggttttcactccaaccctaatctagcacaccttaataattagctggttgataaactgaaccaggttagACTTGGGTTGGAGTGAAAAACTACAGGAGCGTTGGAGAGCTCTGTGATAGAGtgagattatgtgtgtgtgtgtttacctgctcTGAGAGGGCGTGGAACGCCTCCTACGAAGATGGTCTTTCGAGGATCCAGAGCCTGAGAGCCGTCCATCACAAAGTCACTGTCACTCAGGTTCCATGGACGAATCTGGacctagagacacacacacgtacacacatatcCCATACATTTAATCATCGCCAGATAGAATTACACAGTGTAGGTGTTGCTAGTCTCACAGATGTCCTTGCTGGTGGGAATGGCCCAACAGAGAGCTGGGTTTGTGTTGGACTCACAGGCTTGTCTTTGATGGTGGGGCTGGAGACACAGAGGTAGAGCTTGCTGTCCTCCTCCATGCAGGCCTCGATCAGAGCCTGCACTGAGCTCTCCTCCTGGAACAGTAGGAAGGCATAACCTaggcaacacacacaacacactctcaGGGGATAGCACCTGGAAAGCATATCCAATAGTGGGGGAAAATACTGCTACAAATACACTGAATTATTCCCATTTGACCAAGTACTATATACACAGACTATGTAGGTAGTCATAATGGAAAGAGAATGTGGGTTAACTGAGCTGTGCTGTCTCTTCCAGCAGTCACAGGGACTTCATTGATAGCTACAGgccatatatatacagtatacggTGCTAAAACATACCTTTATGACATACTGTACCTTTATGACATGCTGTACCTTTATGACATACTGTACCTTTATGACATGCTGTACCTTTATGACATACTGTACCTTTATGACATACTGTACCTTTATGACATACTGTACCTTTATGACATGCTGTACCTTTATGACATGCTGTACCTTTATGACATGCTGTACCTTTATGACATACTGTCCCTTTATGACATGCTGTACCTTTATGACATGCTGTACCTTTATGACATGCTGTACCTTTATGACATGCTGTACCTTTATGACATACTGTACCTTTATGACATGCTGTACCTTTATGACATACTGTACCTTTATGTCAGTTTCAGTTAAAGAAAGTCTGAGCAGAGCTTTACCTTTCGGGGGGAAGTAGGATTTGCTCTCAGCCTTGTGTGGCCAGTCCACCACCAGGTGGCCAAAGCGACGGAAACTGTTGGTGATCTCATCTAACGAGAGAAAgatagaaggaggagggagcagggggaaAGAAGAAGGAACCAACGTGAGTAAGATCAACCGTTCACACCACCATATAAACTGGCACAGACAAACTGTCACTGAACTAACACGATTGTGTTatgctcttcctcctctcaccttcATCTATGTCAGGGGGAAGGCCGCCCACAAACACTTTGCGGGAGAAACGCTCAATGCGATCCCCGTTTGGGtgggggtaacagttggtgtCAAGCCCTGGGACGCCCTGGTTACCGTGCCCGTCATCAAGGAGGCTGTCTTCAATTGGGAACAGGGACGAGCGGCCTTGAGAagaggaggtcagaggtcagaccgCATAGACAATAACATCCACAtagagacacacaaacatacatacagtcACATCACAAGGCACCCATACTTCTGCTGTGCACATTCAATATTTGGGTGTTTGTAAACAACAGAAGCAACCAATGGTTCTGTACTATCTCTGTTATAACACCCAATGACAGTTATTAGATTGAACACTCGTGGAGCCCAATTGCTTAATGTTATATAtctcagaggaggctggtgggaagagctataggaggacaggctcattttaatggctggaatggaataaatggaaaaATATCAAACCTATGGACACCACAtttttgactctgttccattaattccattccagacattacaatgagcccttcctcctatagctcctcccaccagcctgcTCTGATACACTTCTCGTTTTATAATGAATCACATGCTAAATGCACAGGGTCTATAACAACATGTGCCATGGCTGTTGACAACTGTCATCAGGCTTTGTGCTTTGTagctacaatgtaaagtatgaACATGAAGTGAAAGAGGATTATGTGCAATCTAGTATAGATGTGCTGTAAGACCAAGACATGCAACCATGAATTCTCCAGCCAGAGctctgtgactgactgacagaccgcagacagagaggacaggataaAGATCTGGTAAGAAAGCAGTAGCAGGGGTTAGAGTAATGGACTGAGGAAAACCTATGGTTTACTGAGTCTGAAACCTATAGCAATGTGCTATGTCTGGATGTAAACACATATGGTCCAGCACAGTGACCTGTAACATAGTACAATCAAAAACAAAAAGCAAATGCTGGTACAAGAAGCAACTGCTTGGGACACCACGTATTATTCATACTAAATCGTTTTtgttgtctcccacatcagttaaaggcccaatgcagtcgTTTtgtatcaatatcaaatcatttctgggtaacaattaagtaccttactataatagttttccattaaaattgaaaaatatatacattatacattacacagatatatacaAAAACTATTCTTCAAGgaataattttgctaggactgtgtgggagtggtctgagtgggtaGGGAAAACTTAAaacgagctgttattggcaggAAGGTTTGGAACTTTGTAATTGGTAAATTAACCATAAATTAAATTAACCAAATTAAGCAGAAACTCCCGCCCGTGCAAACACACTGATTAGAAGGTCCTTTGTGGATTGCAttttcaactagtaactatcaggaaataacacccATAAAAAAAGACACACTTTTACAGAgctagtttcatcagctgttttacaatatgatacaaaacacaggAAAAAAGATCATTTTGACTGAACTGAGCCTTTTCACGGTTGGTGATGAGTCATGCTGACGCTAGAAACACTGAATCGTTTGTATCCAGACACTGTTTTGGTAGCTGCAGTTCAGTAGCATTACACCATGCTGTGTAGTGTATGTACACGCAACACACATGACATGACACAGACTGCACTTGACATGAAGGCGGCTTTACCTCGACGTCTCCCATAGCTCCTTGCTGTACGTAAACAAAGTAAAGAGTGGTTTTATGTCGTGCAGACATTCCTCACAAAGTAAATCACCCACAGACCTGGCTGGTACTACTGACACTACAGAGCAATCAAACTATGGCCCTGTAGTACCTAGTACCATTATTTACCCCTACCCcctttcatctcctcctcatctgACTGCATGGTTGGAGTATCATAAAACCTTATTATGGTCACAAGATTGTCATTACGTTTCCCtccacagtttttatgcgagtaatGTCATTGTGTATCAAAAAAAGTGTAATGGAAGTGTCCGTTTTATAAACGTTGACAGGTCATTTGTTCGTTCGACATAGTGGGATTTTTTTGAGTCGTTAAAATCAATTACGCAACAAATTGTGGTGGAAATGATTACTTGCGCAATTGTAGATAGAATAACTAGCATGTGGAGGTACATTTGCTGTCATGCGATGCTATGCTGGTGGTCCTCCCACTGCAACTTGGAAATGCATGCACAGTTTAGGctacagggtggtgaaagtgcacggtgatgagcttgatgctcctttccaataaatattgagggtcttaatTTGTATCAAATTAAGTGGCATGATGATCAGTGCTTAGCTGCCAATTAACAAATACAAATTAACAAATACAAATGCTCTTATCCATCTCATCATATAACCTAACTTGTCCAGCCCTTACGAAAACAtattgcagtcagagtgcagtataactacagtatgctgcaaatactgtgtctaaaataacactttttttttactgcagtaaTTTTGCAGTATAACTGCGGCtacagtgcagtataactgcattCTGCAATTACTGAGTGAAAAATACCACAgtcgactgcagttactgcacttttactgcagtttcaaagCGAACTGTTCTCTGAGAGCAGAATGTGCAAAAAACGAGATTGGGCAAATTTGTCTTAGACTTAGACAACTAGGCATTTCACTTCATCGTGCGAAGGACACTATTCGACATTCCTCTTGGACATACAGTACTTCATTATCTTAAGCCACTGTAGGATTACAGCAACAATGCATATCCCTCATGAGGTTTTTAGGAGTTGACATGATGGCTGACTTTGTCCTATagattatatatacatatataacaGGAGACATGtttactacactgttactactgtctactgtcagtcTAACTGACACCCACAGCACAGCATAGGAGAACCAACACTACCCATTAAACAAAGCAATCCAGAAGTTCAGAAAAGTGTCAGAAATGTCCATTCTACACATACTGTGTAGCCTGCTTCTCGAACTAGCCTGGTTAAGCGTCCCCAATGTGATAATCATGATATGGAAACATTTACACTGAAAAGGAGATGGAAAAAGAGACACAAGCTGGCGCTGGCCAGGAGAGATAATTACCATTGAGCATGAGCAGGCCGTCGGCTCTGGGGTGAGGGCATCCCACACGGCCTGAcagtagagagacacacacacacacacacacacacacacagggatgagACTCTCAGCAGATGGAGAGGCCAGGGCGAGGCCATCACGGGCACGGCCATGTATATGGAGCAGCAGCACCCTTGTCACATggctatagcctactgagctGTAGTGCCAGAAACAGAACACAGAACAATATCCTGTTGATCCATGGAGACAGCTTGAGCtggggaaaaaaatatatatatatatatatatatatagaacttGCTTAACATGTTAAGCTACAGAGAATGTTACCTAGAATGCAATGCAAAACCGGAATCACTTGCTATTATGTAAACATCGCCAATGTAAACATCGCCAACTTCCTGGTTATCTAAATGTTTTATCACAAAGTAAAACCCTTAATCAATTTGGGTTAACCCTAATGAAGTATCAGAAGCAAAAGTCAGTTATTTAATGGAAAGAACCTCAGACGTGTGAACAGAGAAAGAATGCATACCGGCAAATGATCTGATCTCCAGTTGAAAAAGAAGCAACCCTTTTTCCACTGCCATGTTAGCATGGTAGATCTCCCATGCCCAATTAGCTAAGCTCATTTCTAAAGCCCTGTTAGGTTTGTGTTTGCCTTCTGCTTCTGCTGTTAGCTTAGCCCTGTGCCTAGCAGTCAGGGCTATAAATGGCAAAGACCACCCTCCTCTAccgtcccctcccctccaccctcctctaccgtcccctcccctccaccctcctctaccgtcccctcccctccaccctcctctaccgtcccctcccctccaccctcctctaccgtcccctccccctccaccctcctctaccgtcccctcccctcccccctcctctaccgtcccctcccctccaccctcctctaccgtcccctcccctccaccctcctctaccgtcccctcccctccaccctcctctccgcACTCCTCTGGCTGTCACatgctgtgtgtgaatgtgtgatcATGTCTAAATTTAGTCTgtttctctctggttctctgtgctGTGAATACTGGCCTATGTCGGCAGAGCAATGGGTCAGTTAACCAGAAGTtcgctggttcgaatccacgAGCCAACTAGGTGACACGTCTGCtggtgtgcccttgagcaaggcacttaacactaatttttcctgtaagtggctctggataagactatctgctaaatgactaacatgtctgCTCTATCTGCTCCTGCAGGCTAAACAAGAAATTCAACTCGAGAGTCCTGGATAGGTTGAGTACAGGACACTGGCTGTGAGAATGACATTGCTATCTAGACTAGTAAATAATTAACAATAATAATAGTCTTTCATGGGTAGTATACTGTGCCAAATTCAATGCAAGGGATTGTGCTGTGTACTGTAAATTTAAAattgtctcccagtctctgccataTAGGCTTAGGAGCCTCCTGTCCGTGGTTTGGGGGAGTATGTTGAAGCCAGTTGGCTTAACCGTGTGTGTAGCTAGCCAGGAGTCATTTTACACTGACTGCAGTTTACCTGGATGGAGTCTCTCCTCAAGATCCAGCACCTGGGCCAGCCCTGTCACTCTACTCCTGGGCCAGCCCTGTCACCCTACTCCTGGGCCAGCCCTGTCACCCTACTCCTGGGCCAGCCCTGTCACCCTACTCCTGGGCCAGCCCTGTCACCCTACTCCTGGGCCAGCCCTGTCACTCTACTCCTGGGCCAGCCCTGTCACCCTACTCCTGGGCCAGCCCTGTCACCCTACTCCTGGGCCAGCCCTGTCACCCTACTCCTGGGCCAGCCCTGTCACCCTACTCCTGGGCCAGCCCTGTCACCCTACTCCTGGGCCAGCCCTGTCACTCTACTCCTGGGCCAGCCCTGTCACCCTACTCCTGGGCCAGCCCTGTCACCCTACTCCTGGGCCAGCCCAGTCACCCTACTCCTGGGCCAGCCCTGTCACCCTACTCCTGGGCCAGCCCTGTCACCCTACTCCTGGGCCAGCCCTGTCACCCTACTCCTGGGCCAGCCCTGTCACCCTACTCCTGGGCCAGCTCAGTCACCCTACTCCTGGGCCAGCCCTGTCACCCTACTCCTGGGCCAGCCCTGTCACCCTACTCCTGGGCCAGCCCTGTCACCCTACTCCTGGGCCAGCCCTGTCACCCTACTCCTGGGCCAGCCCTGTCACCCTACTCCTGGGCCAGCCATGTCACCCTACTCCTGGGCCAGCCCAGTCACCCTACTCCTGGGCCAGCCCAGTCACCCTACTCCTGGGCCAGCCCTGTCACTCTACTCCTGGGCCAGCCCAGTCACCCTACTCCTGGGCCAGCCCTGTCACCCTACTCCTGGGCCAGCTCAGTCACCCTACTCCTGGGCCAGCTCAGTCACCCTACTCCTGGGCCAGCTCAGTCACCCTACTCCTGGGCCAGCCCAGTCACCCTACTCCTTGTCCCTTTGAGGAGTGTCCTACCCTATCCTATCAGGACAGAGAGTGCTGCCAGGCTGCCTGActtctgtctgtcagtgtgcCCCAGGTTAAGCAGTAGCAGCAGGATCAGGGCTGTAAGTTCATTTAAAGGCACAGCCGGTGGTGGCAGTAATACTTACACTTACTAGGGAGAACATAAGCTGCTCGCGCTGGAGAAAACAACATGCCTCGAGGAGGGAGCAGGAAGCCTGTCAGTTCCTTGGGAAAGAGTATGCTGCGCCTCAAATGCATTCCCCCTAATCACCATTCTCCACAATCACAATGCCCTTCCCCATTATACAGTGAGTAAGTACAGTAAGTATGAGAATTAACGACGGTGGGGAGGGAGTAAATAAGTAGTGTCTCACCCTTCATTGGATCCTGCTCCGCCCGCATGATGTCAATCAGAGAGCTTTCCAGTGAGTGCATGTTTAGACTGTCGTACATTCTAGATcgatcctgaggggagagagggaaggacagagataTGAAGGCTTAAACAACTGGGGAAAAAACTGTcaaactgaaacaca
Proteins encoded in this window:
- the LOC135556331 gene encoding cytoplasmic polyadenylation element-binding protein 2-like: MDSLITHHINNGNGSDTGNMLSGSLGGGFPNLQNQEMQNPSGGSASPPLHGFETPWSVQTSSPPPVSNSANPIHHANTINQMAHTDPDNSFYPGIPSSINPAFFQSFSPVSANPCPGINVQGFTSPFSHQINAPQQTQQSRRSPVSPQMHPQHHHQHQQGVFLQQRNNYNHHHQPMVKQSPWGGSHQGSGWSSGSMSWGRDHRRGAGMGIPGSVSQVSPMKKPFSSNVIAPPKFPRSAGPMGPKAWIEENMFRTDSNSNTLMPLQDRSRMYDSLNMHSLESSLIDIMRAEQDPMKGRVGCPHPRADGLLMLNARSYGRRRGRSSLFPIEDSLLDDGHGNQGVPGLDTNCYPHPNGDRIERFSRKVFVGGLPPDIDEDEITNSFRRFGHLVVDWPHKAESKSYFPPKGYAFLLFQEESSVQALIEACMEEDSKLYLCVSSPTIKDKPVQIRPWNLSDSDFVMDGSQALDPRKTIFVGGVPRPLRAVELAMIMDRLYGGVCYAGIDTDPELKYPKGAGRVAFSNQQSYIAAISARFVQLQHGDIDKRVEVKPYVLDDQLCDECQGARCGGKFAPFFCSNVTCLQYYCEFCWANIHSRAGREFHKPLVKEGADRPRQIHFRWN